In the genome of Gemmatimonas sp., one region contains:
- a CDS encoding S9 family peptidase — MRRSVLLTAVAAAAPWALLAPVVAHAQPRALTAADYARAEKFLGFNTQPLVSNTGVQPTWLPDGRFTYRVRQSDGTQPLLLVNAKGVKTNCAAAGAACPPETPRATPRNRGNAPEVLSPDGSKAAFIRDWNLWVRDVATNAETPVTTDGAPDYGYATDNAGWVHSNRAILLWSPDSKKIATFQQDQRKTGEMYLVRYKVGHPELLQWKYPLPGDSAVTMIERVVVDLSGTAPKVVRFRMPPDEHRSSVCDHIACGGKLSDTEWFPDGSKVAFLSNSRDHKIATLRVADAVTGDVRDVLREEVATQFESGDGDQNWRVLPASNEVIWFSERDDWGQLYLYDLTTGTLKNKITTGDGTVLDLQRIDPKSRTIWFTAAGKEAGRDPYFRHLYRVRMDGKGLTLLTPEDGDHNVSLSPTGTHFVDSWSRPDLPPTAVLRDANSGKLIATLEQGNISKLLAAGWKPPTRITTKDRDGKWDLHGLMWTPTTLDSTKRYPIINYIYPGPQGGSVGSRQFSPATRDNQALAELGFIVVAIDGTGNPTRSKSFHDAYYGRMGDNTLPDQIAAMRELARRHAFIDLDRVGIWGHSGGGFATAGALFRYPDFFKVGISESGNHDNRNYEDDWGERYHGLLVRNGASDNYEAEANQTLAKNLKGKLLLAHGTLDDNVPPDNTYLVVDALIKAGKDFDLLMIPNAAHGFGAATNYMMRRRWDYFVQHLLGATPPKEYVIGPK; from the coding sequence ATGCGTCGCTCCGTACTCCTGACCGCCGTGGCGGCGGCCGCCCCCTGGGCCCTGCTCGCGCCCGTGGTGGCCCACGCCCAACCCCGCGCGCTCACCGCGGCCGACTACGCCCGGGCCGAGAAGTTCCTCGGCTTCAACACGCAGCCCCTCGTCTCCAACACCGGCGTCCAGCCCACGTGGCTCCCCGACGGCCGATTCACCTACCGTGTGCGGCAGAGCGACGGCACCCAGCCGCTCCTGCTCGTGAACGCCAAGGGGGTGAAGACCAACTGTGCCGCCGCCGGGGCCGCCTGCCCGCCGGAGACACCGCGCGCGACCCCGCGCAATCGTGGCAATGCCCCCGAAGTGCTCTCCCCCGACGGCAGCAAGGCGGCGTTCATTCGGGACTGGAACCTGTGGGTGCGTGACGTGGCCACGAACGCGGAAACGCCGGTCACCACCGACGGCGCGCCCGACTACGGCTACGCCACCGACAACGCCGGCTGGGTGCACAGCAACCGCGCCATCCTGCTCTGGTCCCCCGACTCGAAGAAGATCGCCACCTTCCAGCAGGACCAGCGCAAGACGGGGGAGATGTACCTCGTGCGCTACAAGGTGGGGCACCCCGAGCTGCTGCAGTGGAAGTACCCACTCCCCGGCGACAGCGCCGTCACCATGATCGAGCGTGTGGTCGTCGATCTCTCGGGCACCGCGCCCAAGGTGGTACGCTTCAGGATGCCCCCCGACGAGCACCGCAGCTCGGTGTGCGACCACATTGCCTGCGGCGGCAAGCTGTCCGACACGGAGTGGTTCCCCGACGGCAGCAAGGTGGCATTCCTCAGCAATTCGCGCGATCACAAGATCGCCACGCTGCGCGTGGCCGACGCCGTCACGGGTGACGTGCGCGACGTGCTGCGCGAGGAAGTGGCCACGCAGTTCGAAAGCGGCGACGGCGACCAGAACTGGCGCGTGCTCCCCGCCAGCAACGAGGTGATCTGGTTCTCCGAGCGTGACGACTGGGGGCAGCTGTACCTCTACGATCTCACCACCGGCACGCTGAAGAACAAGATCACCACCGGCGACGGCACGGTACTCGATCTCCAGCGCATCGACCCCAAGTCGCGCACCATCTGGTTCACGGCGGCCGGCAAGGAGGCGGGACGCGACCCGTACTTCCGTCATCTCTACCGCGTGCGCATGGACGGCAAGGGGCTCACGCTGCTCACCCCGGAAGACGGCGACCACAACGTGTCGCTCTCGCCCACCGGGACGCACTTCGTGGACAGCTGGTCGCGCCCCGACCTGCCCCCCACCGCGGTACTGCGCGATGCGAACAGCGGCAAGCTCATTGCCACGCTGGAGCAGGGGAACATCAGCAAGCTGCTCGCCGCCGGCTGGAAGCCGCCCACGCGCATCACCACCAAGGATCGCGACGGCAAGTGGGATCTGCACGGGCTCATGTGGACGCCCACCACGCTCGACAGCACGAAGAGGTACCCGATCATCAACTACATCTACCCGGGGCCGCAGGGGGGCTCGGTGGGGAGCCGGCAGTTCTCGCCCGCCACGCGCGACAACCAGGCGCTGGCCGAGTTGGGCTTCATCGTGGTGGCCATCGACGGCACCGGCAACCCGACGCGCTCCAAGTCGTTCCACGACGCCTACTACGGCCGCATGGGCGACAACACGCTCCCCGACCAGATCGCGGCCATGCGTGAACTGGCGCGCCGGCACGCGTTCATCGATCTCGATCGTGTGGGCATCTGGGGGCACAGCGGCGGCGGCTTCGCCACGGCCGGCGCCTTGTTCCGTTACCCGGACTTCTTCAAGGTGGGGATCTCCGAGTCGGGCAATCACGACAACCGTAACTACGAAGACGACTGGGGCGAGCGCTATCACGGCCTGCTCGTGCGCAACGGCGCGAGCGACAACTACGAGGCCGAGGCCAACCAGACGCTGGCGAAGAACCTCAAGGGCAAGCTGCTGCTCGCGCACGGCACGCTCGACGACAATGTGCCACCCGACAACACGTACCTGGTGGTGGACGCGCTCATCAAGGCGGGCAAGGATTTCGACCTGCTCATGATTCCCAACGCGGCGCATGGGTTTGGCGCCGCCACCAATTACATGATGCGCCGCCGCTGGGATTACTTCGTGCAGCATTTGCTGGGCGCCACGCCGCCCAAGGAGTACGTGATCGGGCCGAAGTAG
- a CDS encoding ATP-binding protein: MTSKKRPFQRLAAATLAARLAEPRRFIQVVAGPRQVGKTTLVQQVTDTLGVPVRSASADEPTLKGADWIAQQWDAARLAIAHADGAVLVLDEIQKIPGWSDTVKRLWDEDTRSRRPLRVVLLGSAPLLIAQGLADSLAGRFETIPLAHWSFAEMQSAFGWSLDEYLFYGGYPGAAPLIGDPTRWARYVADSLIETSISRDVLLLTRVDKPALLRRLFELACRYSGQILSYTKMLGQLQDAGNTTTLAHYLDLLASAGMVCGLPKYAGDVARSRGSSPKLQVLNTALMTVTSGITMTEARADREFWGRLVESAVGAHLANAAMRGECTVHYWRERNHEVDFVVQAGRTLTAIEVKSGRAPQAHAGTAAFSRAFRPTRTLLVGGDGIALDEFLTRPVTHWLGA, encoded by the coding sequence ATGACGAGCAAAAAGCGTCCGTTCCAGCGCCTGGCGGCGGCGACCCTCGCGGCGCGTTTGGCCGAACCTCGCCGATTCATCCAGGTCGTGGCCGGGCCCCGTCAGGTGGGAAAAACGACGCTCGTCCAGCAGGTCACCGATACCCTCGGGGTACCCGTTCGGAGCGCCAGTGCCGACGAGCCGACGCTCAAGGGCGCCGACTGGATCGCCCAGCAGTGGGACGCCGCTCGGCTTGCCATCGCCCACGCGGACGGCGCGGTGCTGGTGCTCGACGAAATCCAGAAGATTCCCGGCTGGTCCGATACCGTGAAGCGCCTCTGGGACGAGGATACCCGGTCGCGGCGCCCGCTGCGCGTGGTCCTCCTCGGTTCGGCTCCGCTGCTGATAGCCCAGGGGCTGGCTGACAGCCTCGCTGGCCGCTTCGAAACCATCCCGCTGGCCCACTGGTCGTTCGCCGAAATGCAGAGCGCCTTTGGCTGGTCACTCGACGAGTACCTGTTCTACGGCGGCTATCCTGGCGCGGCCCCGTTGATTGGCGATCCCACCCGCTGGGCGCGCTACGTGGCCGACAGTCTCATCGAAACCTCGATCTCGCGCGACGTGCTGCTCCTCACGCGCGTCGACAAGCCCGCCCTCCTGCGCCGCCTCTTCGAACTTGCCTGTCGCTACTCGGGGCAGATCCTGAGCTATACGAAAATGCTGGGGCAGTTGCAGGACGCCGGCAACACCACCACGCTCGCGCACTACCTCGACCTCCTCGCGAGTGCCGGCATGGTGTGCGGACTCCCCAAGTACGCCGGCGACGTTGCCAGAAGTCGCGGCTCGAGCCCCAAGTTGCAGGTGCTGAACACGGCACTGATGACCGTGACCAGCGGCATCACCATGACCGAGGCGCGCGCCGACCGCGAGTTCTGGGGGCGGCTGGTGGAGTCCGCTGTCGGCGCCCACCTCGCGAATGCCGCCATGCGCGGCGAATGCACCGTGCACTACTGGCGTGAACGCAATCACGAAGTGGATTTCGTGGTGCAGGCCGGTCGCACCCTCACCGCCATCGAAGTGAAAAGTGGGCGGGCGCCGCAGGCGCATGCGGGGACCGCCGCCTTCTCGCGGGCGTTTCGGCCAACACGGACCCTGCTGGTGGGAGGCGATGGGATCGCCCTCGACGAGTTCCTGACCAGGCCGGTGACGCATTGGCTGGGCGCCTGA
- a CDS encoding amidohydrolase family protein, producing MHPFLSRPRALAAGILSRPRALAAGMLAATALASASLSAQPAPPSAGLPLKAARTHTFTTSKGTWMSVDVSPDGQTLVFDLLGDLYTMPITGGTATRLTSGMAYDAQPRYAPDGKSVVFVSDRSGGDNVWTLALDTRDSTQVTKGNNNLYVSPEYSPDGKYIVASRSGGLGGIAKLWMYHVDGGNGVPLSTQPAAPPTQKQMGAAFGSNPRFIWFATRTGDWQYNSIGPQYQLAVWDRENGRVSQMSTRYGSGARPALSPDGKWLVYATRFETKTGLMRRNLETQQEEWLAFPVQRDDMESRAPMDAYPGYAFTPDSKAIVVSYGGEFWRVPIDKTAPVKIPFTAEVKLELAPEVKFAYKVDTTPTFTARQIRDLQPSPDGKSLAFTALDRLYVMAFADMKPARVSNAASGEFSPVWAPDGKSLAYVTWEDARGGQIMRADRDAKGVWRTRALTTVAGLYTDLAWAPTGTRLVASRAAAREMQEAGGAFFGPAAAELVWLPATGGAVNLIMPAGGMSAPHFTKDTTRIFAYSFSGGLQSFRWDGTDLKTHLRVTGPMPPNAGNLDGALVAKEAKLTFGGRGARPVSQGMHLDDGHDMEPTPSAPPASLIVMSPNGDQALATVGMDLYTVTVPLVGATAPTVSVAAPEAAPVPVKKLNTIGGEFATWSADGRKVHWALANSLFTYDLDRAKVVDDSLKVEDKRKARLRADTTKAVKDSIARADSIAKADTTKKTPPGYKASELRVEVAGQRDLPKGTVVFRGAKAITMKGKEIIENADIVVKDQRIVAVGARGSVTIPEGATIIDATGKVIMPGMVDTHYHPQWLTPNIHNTQTWQYLATLAYGTTTTRDPQTATTDFLSYSDRVENGEMIGPRIYTTGPGVFSSEPVRDLAHAKDILTRYAKYYDTKTLKMYMSGNRQQRQWIIMAAKELGIMPTTEGGLDQKLNITHGIDGYPGIEHTLPITPKYDDVFEWYKATQVVNSPTLVVEYGGPFGEGWFYQTENLLDDAKLRRFTHPVDFDSKVRRRGAGNAPGPAGFAVKEEYAMWQHAEDLAKTVERGGRVGIGSHGQLQGLGMHWELWLVQSGGMSTHDALRAATIVGAEAIGLGSEIGSLEPGKFADLLVLDQDPLVNIRNTNTLRMVMVNGRLFDANTLDEVHPRQKPMVKQPWAYTVPVAGAGIRP from the coding sequence ATGCACCCCTTCCTCTCCCGGCCGCGCGCACTGGCGGCGGGTATCCTGTCCCGGCCGCGCGCACTGGCGGCGGGAATGCTGGCCGCCACCGCGCTCGCGAGCGCGTCGCTCTCGGCGCAGCCAGCGCCGCCCTCGGCCGGTCTCCCCCTCAAGGCCGCACGCACCCACACCTTCACCACGAGCAAGGGCACGTGGATGAGCGTCGATGTGTCGCCCGACGGGCAGACGCTCGTCTTCGACCTGCTGGGTGACCTGTACACCATGCCGATCACCGGCGGCACCGCCACGCGGCTCACCAGCGGCATGGCGTACGATGCCCAGCCGCGCTACGCACCCGACGGCAAGTCGGTGGTGTTCGTCTCCGACCGGTCGGGGGGCGACAACGTGTGGACGCTGGCGCTCGACACGCGCGACAGCACGCAGGTGACCAAGGGGAACAACAACCTCTACGTCTCCCCCGAGTACTCCCCCGACGGCAAGTACATCGTGGCCTCGCGCAGCGGTGGCCTGGGCGGCATTGCCAAGCTGTGGATGTATCACGTGGATGGGGGCAACGGCGTCCCGCTCAGTACCCAGCCGGCCGCCCCGCCGACGCAGAAGCAGATGGGCGCCGCCTTCGGCAGCAATCCGCGCTTCATTTGGTTCGCCACGCGCACCGGTGACTGGCAGTACAACAGCATCGGCCCCCAGTACCAGCTGGCCGTGTGGGACCGCGAGAACGGCCGCGTGTCGCAGATGAGCACGCGCTACGGCTCGGGCGCGCGCCCGGCGCTCTCCCCCGATGGCAAGTGGCTCGTGTACGCCACGCGCTTCGAGACCAAGACGGGGCTCATGCGTCGCAACCTCGAGACGCAGCAGGAGGAGTGGCTGGCGTTCCCCGTGCAGCGCGACGACATGGAGTCGCGCGCGCCCATGGATGCCTACCCGGGCTATGCCTTCACCCCCGACTCGAAGGCCATCGTCGTGAGCTACGGCGGGGAATTCTGGCGCGTGCCCATCGACAAGACGGCGCCCGTGAAGATCCCCTTCACCGCCGAAGTGAAGTTGGAGCTGGCCCCCGAGGTGAAGTTCGCGTACAAGGTGGACACCACGCCCACGTTCACGGCGCGGCAGATTCGCGACCTGCAGCCGTCGCCCGACGGCAAGTCGCTGGCGTTCACGGCGCTCGATCGCCTGTACGTGATGGCGTTCGCCGACATGAAGCCCGCGCGCGTGTCGAACGCGGCGAGCGGCGAGTTCAGCCCCGTGTGGGCCCCCGATGGCAAGTCGCTCGCGTACGTGACGTGGGAAGACGCGCGCGGTGGCCAGATCATGCGCGCCGATCGTGACGCCAAGGGCGTGTGGCGCACACGCGCCCTCACCACCGTGGCCGGGCTGTACACCGACCTGGCGTGGGCCCCCACCGGCACGCGTCTGGTGGCGTCGCGTGCCGCCGCGCGCGAAATGCAGGAAGCGGGCGGTGCTTTCTTTGGTCCTGCGGCCGCCGAGTTGGTGTGGTTGCCGGCCACCGGCGGCGCGGTGAATCTCATCATGCCCGCCGGCGGTATGAGTGCGCCGCACTTCACGAAGGACACCACGCGCATCTTCGCCTACAGCTTCAGTGGCGGGTTGCAGTCGTTCCGTTGGGACGGGACCGATCTCAAGACCCACCTGCGCGTCACCGGGCCCATGCCGCCGAACGCGGGGAACCTGGACGGCGCGCTGGTGGCCAAGGAAGCCAAGCTCACCTTTGGTGGTCGCGGCGCGCGTCCTGTGAGCCAGGGCATGCACCTCGACGATGGGCACGACATGGAGCCCACGCCGTCGGCGCCGCCCGCCTCGCTCATCGTGATGTCACCCAATGGCGATCAGGCGCTGGCCACGGTGGGCATGGACTTGTACACCGTCACCGTCCCCCTCGTCGGTGCGACGGCGCCCACGGTGAGTGTCGCCGCGCCGGAGGCGGCGCCGGTGCCGGTGAAGAAGCTCAACACCATTGGCGGCGAATTCGCCACCTGGTCGGCCGACGGGCGCAAGGTGCACTGGGCGCTGGCCAACTCGCTCTTCACCTACGATCTCGACCGCGCGAAGGTGGTGGACGATTCGCTCAAGGTCGAAGACAAGCGCAAGGCGCGACTGCGTGCCGACACCACGAAGGCGGTGAAGGACAGCATCGCGCGTGCCGACTCGATCGCCAAGGCTGACACCACCAAGAAGACCCCGCCCGGCTACAAGGCGAGCGAGCTGCGCGTCGAGGTGGCCGGCCAGCGTGACCTGCCCAAGGGCACGGTGGTGTTCCGTGGCGCCAAGGCGATCACGATGAAGGGGAAGGAGATCATCGAGAACGCCGACATCGTGGTGAAGGACCAGCGCATCGTGGCGGTGGGCGCGCGCGGCAGCGTGACCATCCCCGAGGGCGCCACCATCATCGATGCCACGGGCAAGGTGATCATGCCCGGCATGGTGGACACGCACTATCACCCGCAGTGGCTCACGCCCAACATCCACAACACGCAGACGTGGCAGTACCTGGCCACGCTGGCCTACGGCACCACTACCACGCGCGATCCGCAGACCGCCACGACGGACTTCCTGTCGTACAGCGATCGGGTGGAGAACGGGGAGATGATCGGGCCGCGCATCTACACCACGGGCCCCGGCGTCTTCAGCAGCGAGCCGGTGCGGGACCTCGCGCACGCGAAGGACATCCTCACGCGCTACGCGAAGTACTACGACACCAAGACGCTCAAGATGTACATGAGCGGCAACCGGCAGCAGCGGCAGTGGATCATCATGGCGGCGAAGGAGCTGGGGATCATGCCCACCACCGAGGGCGGGCTCGATCAGAAGCTCAACATCACGCACGGCATCGATGGCTACCCCGGCATCGAGCATACGCTGCCGATCACGCCCAAGTACGACGACGTCTTCGAGTGGTACAAGGCCACGCAGGTGGTGAACTCCCCCACGCTCGTGGTGGAGTACGGCGGCCCCTTTGGGGAGGGGTGGTTCTACCAGACGGAGAACCTGCTCGACGACGCCAAGCTGCGTCGCTTCACGCATCCCGTGGACTTCGACAGCAAGGTGCGTCGTCGTGGCGCCGGCAACGCCCCCGGCCCCGCGGGCTTCGCGGTGAAGGAGGAGTACGCCATGTGGCAGCACGCCGAGGATCTCGCGAAGACCGTCGAGCGTGGCGGGCGCGTGGGCATTGGCAGCCACGGGCAGCTGCAGGGGCTGGGGATGCACTGGGAGCTGTGGCTCGTGCAGTCGGGGGGCATGAGCACCCACGACGCGCTGCGGGCGGCAACGATCGTGGGCGCCGAGGCCATTGGGTTGGGCAGCGAGATCGGTTCGCTCGAGCCCGGCAAGTTTGCCGACCTGCTGGTGCTGGACCAGGACCCGCTGGTGAACATCCGCAACACCAACACGCTGCGCATGGTGATGGTGAACGGGCGCCTGTTCGACGCCAACACGCTCGACGAGGTGCACCCGCGCCAGAAGCCCATGGTGAAGCAGCCGTGGGCGTACACGGTGCCGGTGGCGGGGGCGGGCATTCGGCCGTAG
- a CDS encoding DUF423 domain-containing protein, with amino-acid sequence MDRLFLLIGALSAGISVAAGAFGAHALRERVEPRLLEVFETGARYQMYHALALFAVAWVVSRAPSTVGTAAGWLFLAGTLLFSGSLYAMTFTGIRALGAITPLGGVCFIAGWVCLALASRQG; translated from the coding sequence ATGGACCGCCTCTTCCTCCTCATCGGCGCACTCTCCGCGGGCATCTCCGTGGCCGCCGGCGCCTTCGGGGCGCACGCCCTGCGCGAGCGGGTCGAACCACGCCTGCTCGAGGTGTTCGAAACGGGCGCCCGGTACCAGATGTACCATGCGCTGGCGCTCTTCGCGGTGGCCTGGGTGGTTTCGCGCGCGCCGTCCACAGTGGGCACCGCGGCCGGCTGGCTCTTCCTGGCGGGGACCCTGCTCTTTTCGGGCTCGCTCTACGCGATGACCTTCACCGGCATCCGCGCCCTCGGCGCCATCACCCCGCTGGGTGGGGTCTGCTTCATCGCGGGGTGGGTCTGCCTCGCGCTCGCGTCGCGACAGGGCTGA
- a CDS encoding sulfite exporter TauE/SafE family protein, with product MLLTQPTPSQLAAIAAVSAISGAVNSIAGGGTLLTFPALLGLGVTPVAANATSTVALWPGSFASMMGYRRELQGAERWAVKLAIPSLLGGLTGAALLMATSDEQFRAIVPWLVFGATLLFAFQGKVMQWLRHYITEVPHGPTPIEPTRAMMLGQYVVAIYGGYFGAGAGIVMLAAFGLMGMTNIHRMNGLKNFNGICFNGIAAITFAVKGLVNWPIALVMAIGSSAGGYAMSGLAQKVPQAWVRGAVSLIGIGSAVWLFLSR from the coding sequence ATGCTCCTCACGCAGCCCACTCCGTCCCAACTGGCCGCCATCGCCGCGGTGTCCGCGATCAGCGGCGCGGTGAACTCCATTGCCGGCGGCGGCACCCTGCTCACTTTCCCGGCGCTGCTGGGGCTCGGGGTCACGCCGGTCGCCGCCAACGCCACCAGCACCGTGGCGCTCTGGCCCGGCTCCTTTGCGAGCATGATGGGCTATCGCCGCGAACTGCAGGGTGCCGAGCGGTGGGCCGTGAAGCTCGCCATCCCCAGTCTGCTGGGCGGTCTCACGGGCGCGGCGCTGCTCATGGCCACCTCCGATGAACAGTTCCGCGCAATCGTGCCGTGGCTGGTGTTCGGCGCCACGCTGCTCTTTGCCTTTCAGGGCAAGGTCATGCAGTGGCTGCGGCATTACATCACCGAGGTGCCGCACGGCCCTACGCCCATCGAGCCCACGCGCGCCATGATGCTGGGGCAGTACGTGGTGGCCATTTACGGTGGCTATTTCGGCGCCGGCGCCGGCATCGTGATGCTGGCCGCGTTCGGCCTCATGGGGATGACCAACATCCATCGCATGAACGGCCTCAAGAACTTCAACGGCATCTGCTTCAACGGCATTGCCGCCATCACCTTCGCGGTGAAAGGGCTGGTGAACTGGCCCATTGCGCTGGTCATGGCCATCGGCTCGAGCGCCGGCGGCTACGCCATGTCGGGACTCGCGCAGAAGGTGCCGCAGGCATGGGTACGAGGGGCGGTCTCGCTCATTGGCATCGGCAGCGCGGTGTGGCTCTTCTTGTCCCGCTAG
- a CDS encoding SDR family NAD(P)-dependent oxidoreductase has protein sequence MTNNPVALVTGGSRGIGRAIALRLAATHHVIVAARDAAALRGVVDEITAAGGQAEALVLDVADGAAVSQALQGRAVEVLVNNAGVGVMKPLLELAPAEWQRMMDVNVNALFHVTRALLPGMVARGRGHVVIIGSIAGRSAFVGGAGYATTKHAVMGFAENLMLEVRDAGVKVSVVSPGSVETAFSGRSAPKGSAQLRPDDVAAAVMSVVNTAPEVLVHRVEVRVLSPKRER, from the coding sequence ATGACCAACAACCCCGTCGCTCTTGTGACTGGTGGCTCCCGCGGGATCGGGCGCGCCATCGCGCTTCGTCTGGCGGCCACGCACCACGTGATCGTGGCCGCGCGCGATGCGGCGGCGCTGCGCGGCGTCGTGGACGAGATCACGGCGGCCGGTGGTCAGGCGGAGGCGCTGGTGCTGGATGTGGCCGATGGCGCGGCGGTTTCGCAGGCGTTGCAGGGCCGCGCGGTGGAGGTGCTGGTGAACAACGCGGGTGTTGGGGTGATGAAGCCGCTGCTTGAACTCGCACCTGCCGAGTGGCAGCGCATGATGGACGTGAACGTGAATGCGCTGTTTCACGTGACGCGCGCGCTGCTGCCGGGGATGGTGGCGCGCGGGCGCGGGCACGTGGTGATCATCGGTTCCATTGCCGGTCGCAGCGCCTTCGTGGGCGGGGCGGGGTATGCCACCACGAAGCATGCGGTGATGGGGTTCGCCGAGAATCTCATGCTGGAGGTACGCGACGCCGGGGTGAAGGTGAGCGTCGTGAGCCCGGGGTCGGTGGAGACGGCGTTTTCGGGGCGTAGTGCCCCCAAGGGAAGCGCGCAGTTGCGCCCTGACGATGTGGCGGCGGCCGTGATGAGTGTGGTGAACACGGCGCCGGAGGTGCTGGTGCACCGGGTGGAAGTGCGGGTGCTGTCGCCGAAGCGAGAGCGGTAG